From Aquabacter sp. L1I39, the proteins below share one genomic window:
- the msrP gene encoding protein-methionine-sulfoxide reductase catalytic subunit MsrP — protein MHIRRIRGWEIPESQVTPEHLFLSRRTLLGAGAGLIGATAFPALSHAQRAADVPDPSAGLYPAKRNETFTLDRELTPEKVSSTVNNYYEFGTSKDVTRAASRLKVRPWTVKFDGLVEQPKEVGIDDLLKAVTLEERLYRHRCVEAWSMAVPWTGFPMKSLVEFAKPLSSAKYVRFETFLDKAVAPGQSGRFYPWPYVEGVTLAEATNELAFMVTGVYGKPAPNQFGAPLRVVLPWKYGFKSIKAIVRVSFVEERPKSFWEVIQGSEYGFWANVNPQVAHPRWSQATEEDIGTGQRRPTLLYNGYGAYVADLYKGLSPKENLFM, from the coding sequence ATGCACATTCGGCGTATACGCGGCTGGGAGATCCCGGAGAGCCAGGTCACCCCCGAGCACCTGTTCCTGTCGCGCCGCACATTGCTCGGCGCCGGGGCGGGCCTCATCGGCGCCACCGCTTTTCCCGCTTTGTCCCACGCCCAGCGCGCGGCAGACGTGCCGGACCCGTCCGCCGGCCTCTATCCCGCCAAGCGCAACGAGACCTTCACCCTCGACCGGGAGCTGACACCCGAAAAGGTCTCCAGCACCGTCAACAATTATTATGAGTTCGGCACCTCCAAGGACGTCACCCGCGCCGCCTCGCGGCTCAAGGTGCGGCCCTGGACCGTCAAGTTCGACGGCCTCGTCGAGCAGCCGAAGGAAGTGGGCATCGACGACCTCCTGAAGGCCGTCACCCTGGAGGAGCGCCTCTATCGCCATCGCTGCGTGGAAGCCTGGTCCATGGCGGTGCCGTGGACGGGCTTTCCCATGAAATCCCTGGTGGAGTTCGCCAAGCCCTTGAGCAGCGCCAAATATGTGCGCTTCGAGACCTTCCTCGACAAGGCGGTGGCGCCGGGCCAGTCCGGCCGCTTCTATCCCTGGCCCTATGTGGAAGGGGTGACCCTGGCGGAAGCCACCAACGAGCTCGCCTTCATGGTGACGGGCGTCTATGGCAAGCCGGCCCCCAACCAGTTTGGCGCCCCGCTGCGCGTGGTGCTGCCCTGGAAGTATGGCTTCAAGTCCATCAAGGCCATCGTGCGGGTGTCATTCGTGGAAGAGCGGCCCAAGAGCTTCTGGGAGGTGATCCAGGGCTCCGAATATGGCTTCTGGGCCAATGTGAACCCGCAGGTGGCCCATCCCCGCTGGAGCCAAGCGACCGAAGAGGATATCGGCACCGGCCAGCGCCGGCCGACGCTCCTCTACAATGGCTACGGCGCCTATGTGGCGGACCTCTACAAGGGCCTGAGCCCGAAGGAAAACCTGTTCATGTGA
- a CDS encoding DUF992 domain-containing protein, producing the protein MTRIAPLIAGSLLCLAAAAPVRAQDSVKVEAGLLECRGAAAVAYGFGSTRTVTCDFRPAAGVSQHYAGTLERAGIDFGVSDQGSMLWMVLATSKDLEPDALTGQYVGLATGAALGPGFTANVLVSKDAANGISLQPLSVSADSGLSVTLAGATLTLNPALPASRR; encoded by the coding sequence ATGACCCGGATCGCCCCCCTCATCGCCGGCAGCCTGCTCTGCCTTGCCGCAGCGGCGCCCGTGCGGGCGCAAGACAGCGTCAAGGTGGAGGCGGGCCTCCTGGAATGCCGGGGGGCGGCCGCGGTCGCCTACGGCTTCGGCTCCACCCGCACCGTCACCTGCGATTTCCGCCCCGCCGCAGGCGTCAGCCAGCACTATGCCGGGACGCTGGAGCGGGCGGGGATCGATTTTGGCGTGTCCGACCAGGGATCCATGCTGTGGATGGTGCTGGCCACCAGCAAGGATCTAGAGCCGGACGCGCTGACCGGCCAATATGTGGGCCTTGCCACCGGGGCGGCGCTCGGGCCGGGCTTCACCGCCAATGTCCTGGTCTCCAAGGACGCGGCCAACGGCATCTCGCTCCAGCCCTTGAGTGTTTCCGCCGATAGCGGCCTGTCCGTCACCCTTGCCGGCGCAACGTTGACCCTCAATCCCGCCCTTCCGGCGAGCCGGCGCTGA